A stretch of the Duncaniella dubosii genome encodes the following:
- the fucP gene encoding L-fucose:H+ symporter permease: MKENQSLLRYNGINYLVPFILITSCFALWGFANDITNPMVKAFSKIFRMSVTDGTLVQVAFYGGYFAMAFPAAMFIRRFSYKAGVLTGLGLYAVGAFLFYPAMLTGSYYPFLIAYFILTCGLSFLETSCNPYILSMGSEETATRRLNMAQSFNPVGSLMGMWVAMNFIQARLNPMETEARAALSDAEFEAVRDADLLTLITPYVFIGLVVLMMFVVIAVTRMPKNGDQSHSINFFGTLRRIFSIGRYREGVIAQFFYVGAQIMCWTFIIQYGTRVFMLEGMDEKAAEVLSQKYNIIAMAIFCCSRFVCTYLLRYVNAGKLLAVLAVVAAILTAGVILFQDRMGVYCLVGVSACMSLMFPTIYGIALNGLGDDAKFGAAGLIMAILGGSVLPPLQARIIDCGTIGNFPAVNISFILPLICFLVIIVYGIRRARD; encoded by the coding sequence ATGAAAGAGAATCAATCACTCCTTCGCTACAATGGCATCAATTATCTCGTGCCGTTCATCCTGATCACGAGCTGCTTTGCTTTATGGGGCTTTGCCAACGACATCACCAACCCGATGGTGAAAGCCTTCTCTAAAATATTCCGCATGAGTGTGACAGACGGCACTCTGGTGCAGGTGGCTTTCTACGGAGGCTATTTCGCAATGGCATTCCCGGCAGCGATGTTTATCCGCCGTTTCTCCTATAAAGCCGGTGTGCTCACCGGTCTCGGCCTCTATGCCGTCGGAGCGTTCCTTTTCTATCCCGCGATGCTCACCGGAAGCTACTATCCCTTCCTTATCGCCTACTTTATCCTTACGTGCGGACTATCGTTTCTCGAGACGAGCTGTAACCCCTACATCCTTTCGATGGGTTCGGAAGAGACCGCCACACGGCGTCTCAACATGGCACAGTCGTTCAATCCCGTCGGCTCGCTGATGGGCATGTGGGTAGCCATGAACTTCATTCAGGCACGTCTGAACCCGATGGAGACCGAGGCGCGCGCCGCACTGAGCGATGCCGAGTTTGAGGCAGTCCGCGATGCCGACCTGCTTACCCTCATCACCCCTTACGTCTTTATCGGCCTCGTGGTGCTGATGATGTTTGTCGTCATCGCCGTCACCCGTATGCCCAAGAACGGTGACCAGTCACACTCCATCAATTTCTTCGGGACTCTCCGACGCATCTTCTCCATTGGCCGCTACCGCGAAGGTGTAATAGCCCAGTTCTTCTATGTCGGGGCACAGATCATGTGCTGGACATTCATCATCCAGTACGGCACACGCGTGTTCATGCTTGAAGGCATGGACGAAAAGGCAGCCGAAGTGCTGTCGCAGAAATACAACATAATCGCAATGGCCATCTTCTGCTGCAGCCGTTTCGTCTGCACCTACCTGCTCCGCTATGTAAACGCTGGCAAACTTCTCGCCGTGCTCGCCGTCGTGGCTGCGATATTGACCGCAGGCGTGATATTATTTCAGGACCGCATGGGAGTCTACTGTCTCGTCGGCGTATCGGCCTGTATGTCGCTCATGTTCCCGACAATCTACGGTATTGCCCTCAACGGTCTGGGCGATGATGCCAAGTTTGGTGCTGCCGGCCTTATCATGGCCATCCTCGGCGGCTCTGTCCTCCCCCCGCTTCAAGCACGCATCATAGACTGCGGTACTATCGGAAACTTCCCCGCCGTCAATATCTCGTTCATCCTCCCGCTTATCTGTTTCCTCGTCATAATCGTCTACGGCATCCGCCGCGCACGCGACTAA